In Stieleria varia, one genomic interval encodes:
- a CDS encoding FHA domain-containing protein, which yields MNVELTLNVGSPGGTIAPLQEGYYMIGRHRECQIRPKSKSVSRRHCLILNNEDGLGILDLESTRGTQVNGKRLHPKTWHRLNHGDLVRCGKVTIEVSISQPNAKSNGKPQSTSKAHAKLSLPDDSIARQRLASIGTDTPESWHSVDVEMFLSPENIDDENILGQGVEDPSQDSDEIDPATISNEAQTADRQVVTAATSDGAKLSQDTEDLSIFADTPLDDDESASSVDLFNFSDDEGGSNKGGANADGANADGGTHVDSTAESTSESKPPAPKKTKPLKPHKIPKPKRPKGPSRLPSFSLSSLSGDTDTWKMVAAGALALCLLGFAAYQAVGFFKGPEVRVLRDLD from the coding sequence ATGAATGTTGAACTGACTCTCAATGTAGGCTCTCCCGGTGGGACCATCGCGCCCCTGCAGGAAGGCTACTACATGATCGGTCGGCATCGTGAATGCCAGATTCGCCCGAAGAGCAAATCTGTTAGTCGTCGCCACTGCCTGATCCTCAATAACGAAGACGGTCTGGGGATCTTGGATCTGGAGAGCACTCGAGGAACGCAGGTCAACGGCAAGCGGCTGCACCCCAAGACTTGGCATCGACTCAACCACGGCGATCTCGTCCGTTGCGGCAAAGTCACGATCGAAGTCAGCATTTCGCAGCCCAATGCAAAATCGAACGGAAAGCCCCAATCAACATCAAAGGCCCACGCCAAGTTGAGCCTTCCCGACGACTCGATCGCACGACAAAGACTCGCATCGATCGGTACTGATACCCCGGAATCCTGGCACAGTGTCGATGTCGAAATGTTCCTCTCGCCTGAGAACATTGATGATGAAAACATCCTGGGGCAGGGCGTCGAAGACCCTTCTCAAGACTCCGACGAAATCGATCCGGCAACCATCTCAAACGAAGCTCAAACGGCCGACCGCCAAGTTGTCACCGCTGCGACGTCCGACGGAGCAAAGCTGAGCCAGGATACCGAAGACCTCAGCATCTTTGCCGACACCCCGCTGGATGACGACGAATCGGCCTCGAGCGTGGATCTGTTCAACTTTTCCGATGACGAGGGCGGGTCAAACAAGGGCGGGGCGAACGCGGACGGGGCGAACGCGGACGGGGGAACTCATGTCGACAGCACCGCTGAATCCACGAGCGAATCGAAACCCCCTGCCCCGAAAAAGACGAAGCCGCTAAAACCCCACAAAATCCCCAAGCCAAAGCGTCCCAAGGGACCGTCGCGTCTGCCCTCGTTTTCGCTCAGCAGCCTGTCGGGCGATACCGATACCTGGAAAATGGTCGCCGCAGGAGCCTTGGCCCTGTGCTTGCTGGGGTTTGCTGCGTACCAAGCGGTGGGTTTCTTCAAAGGCCCCGAGGTACGCGTGCTGCGAGATTTGGACTGA
- the truA gene encoding tRNA pseudouridine(38-40) synthase TruA — MPRFFKLTVAYDGTNYSGWQVQPEQRTIQGELQSAIRRATKHEVAVIGSGRTDAGVHAIGQVASIKLPEWTAGTIALTKAINSRLPETISVLRVDEAPDDFHAIRDAIGKRYRYQLQVRGNHCPFEHRYRWRLRRAVDIDAMQQAAERIVGEKDFASFQSAGADRKTTVRDVRACDVIVQNADPERFHVAIEVESNGFLYNMVRNIVGTVVEVGFGKQPPEWIDEVISAQNRIHAGQTAPPQGLFLLRVDYDPM; from the coding sequence ATGCCGCGATTCTTTAAATTGACCGTCGCCTACGACGGCACAAACTACTCGGGTTGGCAAGTTCAGCCCGAGCAGAGGACCATTCAAGGCGAATTACAATCCGCCATCCGACGCGCGACCAAACACGAGGTCGCCGTCATCGGCAGCGGCAGGACCGACGCAGGTGTTCATGCGATTGGTCAAGTCGCCAGCATCAAGCTGCCCGAGTGGACCGCAGGGACCATCGCGCTAACCAAAGCGATCAACTCGCGACTACCCGAAACCATCTCCGTCTTGCGTGTCGACGAAGCGCCCGATGACTTTCACGCGATCCGTGATGCGATCGGCAAACGATACCGGTATCAATTGCAAGTTCGCGGCAACCATTGCCCGTTCGAACATCGTTACCGCTGGCGATTGCGGCGAGCCGTGGATATCGACGCGATGCAGCAGGCGGCCGAACGCATCGTGGGCGAAAAGGACTTTGCCAGCTTTCAATCCGCCGGCGCCGATCGCAAAACCACGGTCCGCGACGTGCGAGCCTGTGATGTGATCGTGCAGAATGCCGATCCCGAGCGTTTTCACGTCGCCATCGAGGTCGAGTCAAACGGATTCTTGTACAACATGGTCCGAAATATTGTCGGAACGGTGGTCGAAGTCGGCTTTGGCAAGCAGCCACCGGAATGGATTGACGAGGTGATTTCCGCCCAGAACCGCATCCATGCGGGACAAACGGCACCGCCCCAGGGCCTCTTTTTATTACGTGTCGATTACGACCCGATGTGA
- a CDS encoding lipopolysaccharide biosynthesis protein, whose amino-acid sequence MARDSFTADSSLLSEQVHPARVSLDPAVENLSELTGPSHQASPSPNGQASIAHTDAGDSAPKVRFQFVATVAVAFAIVLLQMAQGILLARLLGPEGRGAYATAVLYAQMLLYIGLFGGLEVICRYAAEARVDQTQLRRAALWLGMTTGIITTAVVVVLAATMLPAEKRYLIPQAIIVSLSVMGQQVMLIMTAVDRGRGRFGPYNIRRVIAAAAFPVLLLIALPFTQIDVNLACWLFVGASVISMLACLTHLPKPFTGESHPSVPKLLKESRPYAVSMLVTDLFDRMDLFLVTWLVVLQEQGFYAAIVPVVYPLTVIPNTMGLFLFNAGADQERSLTTKDIHRILGSAIAVQTMMTVAFVILVGPVVRLLYGEAFEPAIEFAYWLAPASAIKGILQGLDSYLKGRGRPLSVLGCRIVAIVMMLIVTMLLLDSMGTVAVAVAALAGQVVCLIWFAAIVYADVQPERLS is encoded by the coding sequence ATGGCGCGCGACTCCTTCACTGCCGACTCTTCTTTGCTCTCCGAACAGGTTCACCCTGCGCGCGTGTCGCTGGACCCAGCGGTGGAGAACCTGTCCGAGCTAACAGGCCCGTCGCACCAGGCATCGCCTTCACCAAACGGCCAAGCATCGATCGCTCATACGGACGCCGGTGACAGTGCCCCCAAAGTCCGTTTTCAGTTTGTCGCGACCGTCGCGGTCGCGTTTGCCATCGTCCTGCTGCAGATGGCTCAAGGCATCTTGCTGGCACGGTTGCTCGGTCCCGAAGGCCGCGGGGCCTACGCAACGGCCGTCCTGTATGCGCAGATGTTGCTGTACATCGGACTGTTCGGTGGACTGGAAGTCATCTGCCGATACGCGGCAGAGGCGCGTGTGGATCAGACGCAACTCCGTCGCGCAGCGCTCTGGCTGGGCATGACCACCGGAATCATCACCACGGCGGTCGTCGTCGTCTTGGCCGCCACCATGCTGCCGGCAGAGAAACGTTACTTGATCCCACAAGCCATCATCGTCTCACTCAGCGTCATGGGCCAACAAGTCATGTTGATCATGACCGCAGTCGATCGCGGCAGAGGCAGATTCGGGCCGTACAACATCCGTCGAGTGATCGCCGCAGCAGCGTTTCCCGTGCTGTTGCTCATCGCATTGCCATTCACTCAAATCGATGTCAACCTCGCGTGCTGGCTGTTCGTCGGTGCATCGGTGATCTCGATGCTCGCGTGCTTGACTCATCTGCCCAAACCGTTCACCGGTGAAAGTCATCCATCGGTTCCCAAGCTGCTCAAAGAAAGTCGTCCCTACGCGGTATCGATGCTGGTCACGGACCTGTTCGATCGTATGGACCTATTCTTGGTCACTTGGTTGGTCGTCCTGCAGGAACAAGGATTCTATGCAGCGATCGTTCCAGTGGTTTATCCGTTGACGGTCATCCCCAATACCATGGGATTGTTTCTGTTCAACGCCGGAGCTGATCAAGAACGCTCGTTGACGACGAAAGACATCCATCGGATCCTCGGTTCCGCCATCGCAGTGCAAACCATGATGACCGTCGCATTCGTCATCTTGGTCGGCCCCGTGGTTCGCCTGCTGTACGGCGAAGCGTTTGAACCGGCGATTGAGTTCGCTTATTGGCTCGCTCCCGCATCGGCCATCAAAGGCATCCTGCAAGGACTGGACAGCTATCTCAAAGGACGAGGACGCCCGCTCTCTGTGTTGGGTTGCCGAATCGTTGCCATCGTCATGATGCTGATTGTCACCATGCTGCTGCTCGATTCGATGGGCACGGTCGCCGTCGCCGTCGCGGCACTGGCCGGTCAAGTCGTCTGCCTGATCTGGTTCGCCGCCATCGTCTACGCCGACGTCCAACCCGAACGCCTCTCGTAA
- a CDS encoding serine/threonine-protein kinase translates to MTLHNAAQNMAMSVKESVPQPVLDDDTRGLVRRMLAAGLVEIDDIKKVVVSLMAESNQFTPQRLAEGLVGASLLTEWQSRKLLEGKARGFHLGSYRLLKPLGKGGMGVVFLAQHNVMNRLMALKILPPEATADAKRIARFKEEARACAQLDHPNIVQAFDFSQSDGKLFIVMEYIDGIDLHRAVARDGLMSHGTALDAITQATQGLAHAHQRGIIHRDIKPSNLLLRSDGVVKLSDLGLARIGWDAADGSENPGRLTGTADFVAPEQAINSRTVDSRADIYSLGCTWYFLLTGRPPFSGDTVHMRLAKHQTAPAPDVRAIRKDCPAAIAELILRMMAKRPSDRPASAVELLAQLERLSGQTGGSTLAKRLPSAQVAPAGNTLSDNPSSDSTFDDSGPLEEMSEVAAGVEVFDFGSLPAIDLSKIPTTQGPSSSLSATPMSPLANSPMSMPANNSAGNKSSRSTSTTDGNQQVLLGVGLAFAILALIAVVGVVYYQINQEPAAQPRLKTMEDGKGNVIVIRE, encoded by the coding sequence GTGACGCTGCACAATGCAGCACAAAACATGGCGATGTCGGTGAAAGAAAGCGTCCCGCAACCGGTCCTAGACGACGACACCCGCGGCTTAGTCCGTCGGATGCTCGCTGCTGGGCTGGTCGAGATCGACGACATCAAAAAAGTCGTTGTGTCCTTGATGGCCGAGAGCAACCAGTTCACCCCCCAGCGACTCGCCGAAGGACTCGTTGGTGCGAGCTTGTTGACCGAGTGGCAGTCCCGAAAACTGCTCGAGGGCAAGGCTCGCGGTTTTCATTTGGGCAGCTATCGTTTGCTGAAACCGCTTGGCAAGGGCGGCATGGGTGTTGTCTTTCTGGCTCAACACAACGTGATGAACCGCCTGATGGCGCTCAAGATCCTGCCGCCCGAAGCCACGGCGGATGCAAAACGAATCGCACGCTTCAAAGAAGAAGCCCGCGCTTGCGCTCAACTGGATCATCCCAATATCGTCCAGGCGTTCGACTTCTCACAGTCTGATGGCAAGTTGTTCATCGTGATGGAGTACATCGACGGCATCGATCTGCATCGCGCGGTCGCTCGCGATGGATTGATGTCCCATGGAACGGCGCTCGACGCAATCACCCAAGCCACACAGGGACTGGCTCACGCTCATCAACGCGGCATCATCCACCGCGACATCAAACCGTCGAACCTGTTGTTGCGCAGCGACGGCGTGGTCAAACTCAGCGATCTCGGTTTGGCCCGCATCGGATGGGATGCAGCCGATGGCTCCGAGAATCCCGGACGGCTGACTGGCACCGCCGACTTCGTTGCACCCGAGCAAGCGATCAACAGTCGCACCGTGGATTCTCGCGCCGACATCTACTCCCTGGGATGCACCTGGTATTTCTTGCTCACCGGTCGCCCACCGTTCTCCGGCGACACCGTGCACATGCGACTGGCCAAACACCAAACCGCTCCCGCACCCGATGTCCGAGCGATCCGCAAAGACTGCCCCGCAGCGATCGCAGAATTGATCCTCCGCATGATGGCCAAACGACCGTCCGACCGTCCCGCGTCCGCGGTCGAACTGCTCGCCCAACTCGAACGATTGTCAGGGCAAACCGGTGGATCGACACTTGCCAAGCGTTTGCCGTCTGCACAAGTGGCCCCCGCCGGTAACACGCTCTCAGACAATCCCTCCAGCGATTCTACCTTTGACGACAGTGGACCATTGGAGGAAATGTCCGAAGTTGCTGCGGGGGTCGAAGTCTTTGATTTCGGCAGCTTGCCCGCAATCGATCTTTCCAAAATCCCGACGACACAAGGCCCAAGTTCGTCGCTGTCTGCCACTCCGATGTCGCCCTTGGCCAATTCCCCGATGTCGATGCCCGCAAACAACTCGGCGGGCAACAAATCGTCGCGGTCGACCAGCACCACCGATGGCAATCAACAGGTCTTGTTGGGTGTCGGTTTGGCATTCGCAATCCTTGCTTTGATCGCTGTCGTTGGCGTCGTTTATTATCAAATCAATCAAGAGCCGGCTGCCCAGCCACGACTGAAAACCATGGAAGACGGTAAGGGCAACGTGATCGTGATTCGTGAGTGA
- a CDS encoding S1C family serine protease: MNTQRQPAGADAPPQVIKLPADRVSGEPARTLVFHRIQSSRPHIHPSDASDGPSSRMIETDGSDLADCERRISYRVLDVATPESWGRGRRVALKTTGWKSTGLTTTDRKKTGQGRALRRLDDLSTHGARSTEKARVASTFASSLTLLATVAIMLASARYVVPPIVEEIRYAQHRGQLRAEFEVGSDGLKNVSMDTLSQAYQMVTAAAGPSVVHIDVHRPINPVITAATGIPGGDMHGADMHGPEMHGFDDRDRFHSPDHPEINDQGSGVVVDKAGYILTNRHVIADGEIIDVTLSDGRRVQAQVIGTDALTDLALLKVDASGLIPIPWGDSDRIRVGSPVWAIGSPFGLDRTVTFGILSGKHRLVRASSRYQDFMQSDVAVNPGNSGGPLVDARGTLVGINTAIVGDTYQGVSFSIPSSVAKEVYERLRDTGYVQRGWLGVFLAEVPDEQFVGSDHRTRGALITGVADSDAGAARAGLKTDDIIIEVNGENIRDMGHLMRLIGNATSGTTIPMRIRRDGEELTVKVTLGSRPDRLNVR; the protein is encoded by the coding sequence GCCCCGCCACAGGTCATCAAGCTGCCAGCGGATCGGGTCAGCGGAGAACCTGCGAGGACTTTGGTGTTCCACCGAATCCAATCCTCCCGACCACACATTCACCCATCCGACGCGAGCGATGGTCCTTCCTCTCGCATGATCGAGACCGATGGCTCAGACTTGGCCGATTGCGAACGCCGTATTTCGTATCGCGTGCTGGATGTAGCCACTCCCGAGTCTTGGGGTCGCGGTCGAAGGGTTGCACTGAAGACGACCGGCTGGAAGTCGACAGGTTTAACGACAACAGACCGAAAAAAAACGGGGCAGGGCAGGGCGTTGCGTCGCTTGGACGACTTGTCGACCCATGGCGCTCGCAGCACCGAGAAAGCTCGTGTGGCAAGCACGTTTGCATCCAGCCTGACGCTGCTGGCCACCGTCGCGATCATGCTGGCATCGGCACGCTACGTTGTTCCACCGATCGTCGAGGAAATCCGCTACGCCCAACATCGCGGTCAACTGCGAGCGGAATTCGAAGTCGGCAGTGACGGACTCAAGAATGTTTCGATGGACACGCTGAGCCAAGCCTATCAGATGGTCACGGCAGCCGCAGGCCCCAGCGTGGTGCACATCGATGTCCATCGGCCCATCAATCCCGTTATCACTGCCGCGACCGGAATCCCCGGCGGTGATATGCACGGCGCTGATATGCACGGTCCTGAAATGCATGGATTTGATGATCGAGACCGTTTTCATTCACCAGACCATCCGGAGATCAACGATCAGGGCAGCGGCGTGGTGGTCGACAAGGCCGGCTACATCCTGACCAATCGTCACGTGATTGCCGACGGTGAAATCATCGACGTGACACTCAGTGACGGACGCCGCGTCCAGGCACAAGTGATCGGCACTGATGCGTTGACCGATTTGGCGCTTCTGAAAGTCGACGCCAGCGGATTGATTCCGATTCCTTGGGGTGACAGTGATCGCATTCGAGTCGGATCGCCTGTGTGGGCAATCGGCAGCCCCTTTGGTCTGGACAGAACGGTGACCTTTGGGATCCTCAGCGGCAAGCATCGCCTAGTCCGAGCCAGCAGCCGCTATCAGGATTTCATGCAGAGCGATGTTGCGGTCAATCCAGGCAACAGCGGTGGTCCATTGGTCGACGCCCGCGGAACCTTGGTCGGAATCAACACGGCGATCGTCGGCGACACCTACCAAGGCGTCAGTTTTTCCATCCCCAGCAGTGTTGCCAAAGAAGTCTACGAGCGACTGCGGGACACCGGCTACGTCCAGCGGGGATGGCTGGGCGTTTTTCTCGCCGAAGTCCCTGACGAACAGTTTGTCGGCTCGGATCATCGCACCCGCGGCGCGTTGATCACCGGCGTGGCCGACAGCGACGCCGGCGCGGCACGAGCCGGATTGAAAACCGATGACATCATCATCGAAGTCAACGGGGAGAACATCCGCGACATGGGGCACCTGATGCGGTTGATCGGGAATGCCACCTCCGGGACCACGATCCCCATGCGAATTCGGCGTGACGGCGAGGAGCTGACCGTGAAAGTCACTCTCGGCAGCCGACCCGATCGCCTCAACGTTCGCTGA
- a CDS encoding formylglycine-generating enzyme family protein has protein sequence MPHLSDLRYNARSHSSRDRFARWTIASAALMVAMAILAPTITQAESPASATPGISKEKPASGPSVKVAEGYMVPYSIKVPGTDVTVEMIPVPGGEFMMGSPESEEGHREDEGPQVKVVVEPMWVAKTEVTWELYKEYMKLYGIFKDFESKKIRPITDENKVDAITAPTELYDPSFTYEYGEEPQQPAVTMTQYAAQQFTKWISLVSGTQYRLPTEAEWEYAARGGTSTAYSWGNASDNIEDYAYLFDNSDEGAGFVGTKKPNPFGLHDMHGNAAEWTVNAYTENGYADFADKQPIAAVDMVKWPETAFPSVVRGGSWWDEEKEALRSAARLASNDEDWKEEDPNFPLSPWWFTSDPARGVGMRIFRSYKELPREKITKFWEASADDVKGDVQLRIEGGRGGLGLVDKELPAAIEKLQK, from the coding sequence ATGCCCCATCTCAGCGACCTTCGTTACAACGCTCGATCCCACAGTTCTAGAGATCGGTTCGCCCGCTGGACCATTGCCTCCGCTGCTTTGATGGTTGCGATGGCTATCCTGGCTCCGACGATCACTCAGGCTGAATCACCCGCCAGTGCGACACCAGGCATCAGCAAAGAAAAACCCGCCAGTGGGCCATCGGTGAAAGTGGCGGAAGGTTATATGGTCCCGTACTCCATTAAAGTTCCCGGCACCGATGTCACCGTCGAAATGATTCCCGTCCCAGGCGGCGAGTTCATGATGGGCAGCCCTGAGAGCGAGGAAGGCCACCGAGAAGACGAAGGCCCCCAGGTCAAAGTCGTAGTGGAACCGATGTGGGTCGCCAAGACCGAAGTGACGTGGGAACTGTACAAGGAGTACATGAAGCTCTACGGCATTTTCAAAGACTTTGAGTCCAAGAAAATTCGGCCGATCACCGACGAAAACAAAGTCGACGCGATCACCGCACCCACCGAACTCTACGATCCGTCATTCACTTATGAGTACGGCGAAGAACCGCAGCAGCCGGCCGTCACCATGACTCAATACGCCGCGCAACAGTTCACCAAGTGGATCAGCCTAGTCAGCGGAACCCAGTACCGCTTGCCCACCGAAGCCGAATGGGAATACGCCGCTCGTGGTGGTACATCCACTGCATACAGTTGGGGAAATGCATCCGATAACATCGAAGACTACGCATACCTGTTCGACAACTCCGACGAAGGTGCCGGATTTGTCGGGACGAAGAAACCCAATCCGTTCGGCTTGCACGACATGCACGGCAATGCGGCCGAGTGGACCGTCAATGCCTACACTGAAAACGGCTACGCGGACTTTGCCGACAAACAACCCATCGCCGCAGTGGACATGGTCAAATGGCCTGAGACGGCATTTCCCAGCGTCGTCCGTGGCGGCAGTTGGTGGGACGAAGAAAAGGAAGCACTTCGCAGCGCCGCTCGATTGGCCAGCAACGACGAAGACTGGAAAGAAGAAGACCCCAACTTTCCACTCAGCCCGTGGTGGTTCACCAGTGACCCGGCGCGTGGCGTCGGCATGAGAATCTTTCGGTCCTACAAAGAACTGCCACGTGAAAAGATCACCAAGTTCTGGGAAGCCAGCGCCGATGACGTCAAGGGCGACGTGCAGTTGCGAATCGAAGGCGGTCGAGGCGGATTGGGACTGGTCGACAAAGAACTGCCGGCAGCCATCGAGAAGCTGCAAAAGTAG
- the serC gene encoding 3-phosphoserine/phosphohydroxythreonine transaminase has protein sequence MTATAVSQRAFNFSAGPAVLPVSVLQEVQDELLCLPGARTSLMEMSHREKEFIEILHDAENSLRSLMGISDDYAVLFLQGGAALQFSMIPANLLRGTDKTAAYIQTGTWGKKAIGEAKKEGKINVVYDAATSNFNHVPAAGDYQVADDAAYLYYCSNETIQGVQFQSEPECPSSVPLISDASSDFLCRPLDINKYGLLYACAQKNAGPAGVTAVIIRRDLLDRGSDQLPGYLNYKNHAENDSEWNTPPTFAIYVLGKVARWLTNDIGGLDAMEKINREKSQLLYSAIDESDGFYASHAKPDCRSTMNVTFNLPNDELLTAFIKGAAENDLVNLKGHRSVGGIRASIYNAMPREGVECLANFMKDFASKNG, from the coding sequence ATGACTGCAACCGCCGTCTCGCAACGAGCCTTCAACTTTTCGGCCGGCCCAGCCGTTCTTCCCGTCTCCGTCCTCCAGGAGGTGCAGGACGAACTCTTGTGCTTGCCCGGTGCACGCACGTCACTGATGGAAATGAGCCATCGTGAAAAGGAATTCATCGAAATCCTGCATGACGCCGAAAACTCGCTCCGATCCCTGATGGGTATCAGCGACGATTACGCGGTACTGTTCCTGCAAGGCGGCGCAGCGCTTCAGTTCTCCATGATCCCCGCCAACTTGCTCCGCGGCACCGACAAAACCGCTGCCTACATCCAGACCGGAACCTGGGGCAAGAAAGCGATCGGAGAAGCCAAGAAGGAAGGCAAGATCAACGTCGTTTACGACGCCGCCACCAGCAATTTCAACCATGTGCCCGCCGCGGGTGACTACCAAGTCGCCGACGACGCTGCCTATCTGTACTATTGCAGCAACGAAACCATCCAAGGCGTTCAGTTCCAATCCGAACCAGAGTGCCCGTCGAGCGTCCCGCTGATCAGCGATGCATCGAGCGACTTTCTGTGCCGTCCGCTGGACATCAACAAGTACGGTTTGCTCTACGCATGCGCTCAAAAGAACGCGGGCCCCGCCGGCGTGACCGCGGTCATCATTCGTCGCGATTTGCTCGACCGAGGCAGCGATCAACTGCCCGGCTACCTTAACTACAAGAACCACGCCGAAAACGATTCGGAATGGAACACCCCGCCGACCTTTGCCATCTACGTGCTCGGTAAAGTCGCTCGCTGGCTGACCAACGACATCGGCGGACTCGACGCAATGGAAAAAATCAACCGCGAAAAATCGCAACTGCTGTACTCGGCAATCGATGAAAGCGATGGATTTTACGCCAGCCACGCCAAGCCCGATTGCCGTTCGACGATGAACGTCACCTTCAACTTGCCCAACGACGAGTTACTGACGGCTTTCATCAAGGGTGCCGCCGAGAACGACTTGGTCAACCTGAAAGGTCACCGCAGCGTCGGCGGAATTCGTGCCAGCATCTACAACGCCATGCCACGCGAAGGCGTCGAGTGCCTGGCCAACTTCATGAAAGACTTTGCGTCTAAGAATGGTTGA
- a CDS encoding NYN domain-containing protein: MPWVLLIDGYNVIAPVARPGRQSRWVSASEPDPLWLHRERMLLIQRLADALPKSVHAKTCVVFDARNPPPDRSDSFTERGISIRFAVDHPEADDLLEEIIRAHHSPKRLMVVSSDHRVQSAAKRRGAQTCDSQQWLDDLLDGKVRLAIKIPRSKQERAGDLTTMTTSSGQPNETGGAGQGGSKPSGGISADEVSQWLDEFGFDRPDRPD; the protein is encoded by the coding sequence ATGCCATGGGTTTTGCTGATCGACGGCTACAACGTGATCGCCCCCGTGGCGAGACCTGGTCGTCAATCCCGCTGGGTTTCTGCCAGCGAGCCCGATCCGCTATGGCTGCATCGGGAGCGAATGCTCTTGATCCAGCGGCTCGCTGACGCATTACCTAAATCCGTTCACGCAAAAACCTGCGTTGTGTTTGACGCACGAAATCCTCCGCCAGATCGCTCCGATTCGTTCACCGAGCGTGGGATCTCGATTCGCTTTGCCGTCGATCACCCGGAGGCCGATGACCTGCTGGAGGAAATCATCCGCGCCCATCATTCGCCCAAGCGTTTGATGGTGGTTTCGTCAGACCACCGCGTTCAATCCGCCGCAAAGCGACGCGGCGCTCAGACATGCGACTCCCAACAGTGGCTCGATGACCTGTTGGATGGAAAGGTCCGGCTGGCGATCAAGATTCCGCGATCCAAGCAAGAAAGAGCAGGGGACCTGACGACGATGACGACATCATCCGGCCAGCCAAACGAAACGGGCGGGGCAGGGCAGGGCGGCAGCAAGCCAAGTGGCGGGATTTCTGCAGACGAAGTCTCCCAGTGGCTCGACGAATTCGGCTTCGATCGCCCAGACAGACCCGACTGA